CCGCGTTCCAGCCGCTCGACACGTGGGTGGACTACGTCGTGGATGCCGACGCCGACGCACTCATGCCGTGGGTCCGGAGCGCCAGCTTCGACTTCGCCGCCTTCGAGGCCGCGGAGGGTGAGTGGCAGAGCGCCGCCCGCGCGATGCAATCGGACGAAGACGAGGACCGGAGCCCGCGAGGCACGCGCCGTAGCCGCCGTGAAGTGCCGGCGCCCCCCGTGACGCCTGCGAGCCCGCCCCCCATTGTCGCGGTCCGCGTCGCCCAACCCGTGCCCACCGGCGTCCGCCTGGCGCCGCTCACGCCCGCGCAATCCAGCGCGGTGGAAGAGGAGCTGGGTTCGCTGGAGAAATCGTTCCTGGCCCTGGAGGTGCCCGCCGATTCGCCGCAGCGGCAGGAGCTCTGGACGCGCATGGCGGAGCTGAACGGACGGCTGGGCCGCAAGCGCGACGCGAGCCTGTGCTGGACGCGCGCGCTGTGGTCCGCGTCCGACACCGAGGCCACCGAGCTTGCACTGCGCTGGTCCGATTCAGAAAACGAAGGAGGCGCCACCCCCGCCGAACGGATGGCGTCACCCGCGCCCACGGGCGATGACGTGCGCAGCGTCGCCAGCAGCCTGGTGCGCGCGGTGTGCGTCCCAGGTGCGCCCGCGCCTGTCGACGTGGCGGCACTGCAGCGGTGGCTGGACCGGCATGACGCGGAGCTCGACGTCCGGGCGCTCTGGCTCACGCGGACGGCGCTCGACACGCTGGCGGGTGGCGATGCACTCGGACTTGCGCGAGCGGGCGACCGGCTGCTGGAGATGCTTCAGCGAGGACTTTCCCTCGCGAGAGACGTGCCGCGCTTCCTGCGAGGTGGCACCGATTCGGCCCATGCGCCCCGGGTGCTGGCGCAGCTCGAGGCCCTGCTGGAGCGGTTCGAGCACACACCCCGTCGCCGCTCGTCCATCGAAGCGGCGCCCGCACTCACGCTGGCCTATGTCCGCTATGTCTTCGCCGTGGGACTCGCGCGGCTCGGGCAGGCGGACCGTGCCCGCACCCTGGCGTCCGCGGCGGCGGAGGCAGTCGATGCGAAGGAAGCCATCCACGGCTTCCTTTCCCGAGCGTACGGCGCGCGCGTGGCCCAGGCCCTGGAGGGCCAGCCGCCCGAGACACCGCTGCCCTCCGACATCGCCGCCGAACTGAATGCCCTGGGGACTTTCCAGCGGTACAAGGTGGATCGGCTGCGGCAGGCGTCGGCGCTGTTGGAGCCAAGCGAGCGACTCGACCCCGCGAGGGCCTTCGGGCGCGGCGCGAGGGACTTGCGCGGAGAGGAGTTCGCCGCCCTCCGCGACTTGAAGGACCCGGCGCACGTGGCGGCGCAGGTGGAAGCCCTCACGGGCCGGGCCACCGATGCGACGCTGCCCGCCGAGGAACGGCAACGGCTCATCGGAGGCCTGCTGGACACGCTGCCCCGCGTCGCGCCGGCGCGTGCGCTTCCACTCCTGAACCGGCTTGTCTCATCGATGGAGGCGCTTCCCGGTGAAGCCCAGGCCGTGATGCTGGGGGATGCCCTGACGCTGGCGGCCCTCTTCGGCCGCGCGGACCACGCGATGACGCTGGCGGCACGGCTGCGCAAGGTGCTCACTGCGCTGGCTCCCACGTCGCCCGCATGGGGCCAGGGCATCTTGGGTGTGAGCCTGCGCGGCCTGCGCCGGGTCGGCCTGTCTCGCGAAGCCGCCGAGATGGTGGACGCGGCGCAAGAACGCCTGACGGGACCCAAGACACCGCTGACGGCGCGGCTCGGCGTCGCGGCGGGCCTGTCCATGCAGGGGCGCACGGCCGAGGCCGTCGACGTGTTCGACGCCGCCTTCGAGTCACTGGGCGCGGCGAAGGGCGGACTCCCTGAGCGGCTGGCGCTGATGCGCAGCCTCGCGAGCGCACTGGCACATGCCCCCGTGGAGCTGGCGCTTCCGGGGCTGGCGCGCATCTCGGAAGGGCTGCCAATCATCACGGACAGCTACAACACCAACAGCCACTTCTGCCTCTCCGTGGTGGAGCTGGCGGACGCACTGGTGCAGGGCCACGTGGAGGTGGCGCAAGGCACCGGAGAGCGTGCACGAAGCTGGCTCGACGAAGACGAATTCCTGGTGCGACGGCGCATCCATCGGGAGCTGGAGGAGCGCACATGAGCAGTCTTCCCGCCATCTCCGAGCTGACGTTCGACGCGCTCTCGAGCGAGGCCCACGGCCTTCGCGAGCGCCTCAACCGCTTCCGCCTGGCGCTGGGCCGTCACTTCGTGGGCAAGCAGACGCTGGTGGACCTGATGACGGTGGCGGCGGTGGCGCAGGAGCCGCTGCTGCTCGTGGGCCCACCGGGCACGGCCAAGTCGGACCTGGTCCTCAAGTTCCGGGACGCGCTGCGCATCCCCAACGAGGATTACTTCGAGTACCTCCTGACGCGCTTCACCGAGCCGTCGGAGGTGCTGGGCCCCATCGACATCAACCTGCTGCGCCAGGGCCGCTACATCCGGCGCGAAGGCGGCAAGCTGCCCACGGCCCGGCTCGTCTTCCTCGACGAGGTCTTCAAGGCCAGCTCCGCCATCCTCAACGCGTTGCTCACCGTCATCAACGAGCGCAAATTCTACCAGGACGGCGCGCCGCAGCCGGTGAAGCTGAAGGTGCTCTTCGCCGCCACCAACGAGCTGCCCGAACACGCCGAGCTGGGCGCGCTCAAGGACCGCTTCTGCCTCAAGGCCGCGTGCCGTCCGGTGCAGGACCGCTACTTCCTGGAGCTGCTGGACTCCGGCCTGGATTCGCAGACGCACCGGGAGATGAACCAGAAGCCCTGGGCGGAAGGACACGCCACGCTGGACGACGTGCTCAAGGCCCATCGCTACCTGACGCTGATGATGGGCAAGCGCGAGACGGGCCCGGACGGCCGCGAGCTGCGCGACCGCGACCTGTTCTTCCGCGATGACTTGCTGCGCGAGTTCCGCCGCGTGGTGCAGACGCTGACGCGCGAGGACGGCGTGTTCATCAGCGACCGCAAGCTGGTGAAGCTCTACCGCCTGCTCCGGACGCGGGCGTGGATCTTCCACGGCGGTGCGGTGGAGCGGCAGGACCTCCAGCTCCTCTCGTACCTGGGCGAGACGCGGGAAGAAATCGACCTGCTGGAGGAGAAGGTACCCCGGCTGCTGGGCCTCTCGTAACTCGACAAATTCATTAAAGCACAAATGATCATTAGAACAAGTGCTACCACCAAAAGATGGATTGACATCGTACTTCTTTCCATCGCGGGGGCCGCAGGAGCGACTTTCCTCCTCCATTCATTCCCCGCCCACCCTGAGCTATCGCATCTATCAAAATGGGCGTTCCCTCCTGGAGCCATCCTACTAACCATTCTACTTTCAACATCGAATAAAGGCCGACTATCAGCATGGTCTGGATTTCGACACTTCCCTAGTCACCCACCGACTTGGCTAGCAGCCCTACTGGGCTTCGCCCTCTTATCTACGTACATCACTCTAATTCCCCCCGAAGCGGCGCCCGTTAGCTGCAAGGGGATTGACTTCCCTCTGCTTCGAGAAATGGCATCACAAGGGAAGTTCGGCATTTTACTAGCCCTAACAGCAGGCGCATTCACGACTCTCATTGGCAGGAAGGCAAGCATCTACTGGGCAACACGCACCACCCACCGAGCCCAATCAGAACCCCAAGTCCTGAACACAGGCAACCCGCCCAGAGACACCACAGACCGCACAACCACTCAAGCCCTCCCACCAAACGCCATCGCCTTCGACTACAACGATCTGCTCCCCTGGATTGAAAACGACCAACCAATCTCGCATCCCAGGCTAGATGCGTTTGGTCACGCGCGCATCGCAAAGCGAATTACCGAGCGACTCTTCTCACCAAGCGCAAAGCGACCCACACTAGCTCTAATCGGCACACTCGGAAGCGGAAAAACCTCGGTCTTCAACTTAGTCACGCACGAACTACATGCCTTGAGGCTCCTAGACACAAAGATCTCTGTAGCCAGACTAAGTCTATGGCCCTTCGACACCGTCGAAGCCGCGATTCGAGCAATTCTAGAAAAAATAAACAAAACACTAAGTCAGCACATCAACACAACGCCAATGTCGGGGCTCTCAGATGAATACATAAACGCAATCGAAGCGGCCGGCGGATCCTGGGGGCGCCTACTCAAAGGAACGAGAGATCCTTCAGCAATCCTGGAGGATTACAACCAAGCTGCATCCGCCATCAACCTAACAATCGTAGTCTGGATCGAGGATCTTGAACGCTTCGCCGGAACAAGCACACTTAATGACGAAACAGAAACCGATCGCCTCAAACCAATCAGATCGCTTCTCCACCTACTGTCTGAATTCCAATCCCTCCAGATAGTCCTGGCCTCATCATCCCTCAATACTCGGTTTGATATCGAAAAAATCGCACGCTATGTAGAAGCCATCCCATCAATCCCTCCCAGCAAGACTGCAAATATCCTCAATCGCTTTCGGCAAAAATGCCAAAGCAGCGCTCAAAACATTATCGACCCAGCCCGCCCTGAGGCAAGAGCGCACCTGAACCTCCCCGATAGCGAATCCGAACGAGATCTACGCTTCAGTCTTTTTTCTACCGACAACTTAATGTTCGCACTTGCGACATTATGCAACAACCCCAGGCGACTGAAGTTCACCCTAAGGTCCTGTCACGACATCTGGGAACGACTAAGAGGCGAAATCGACTTCGACGACGTTCTCGCAATATCAGCGATACGGACTGCTGAGCCGAAAATATTCTCCCTAATTAACGACCATATCGACGAACTCCGCTCACAGCGACAAAGGGACTCAAACAACAAATCGCTCTTTGCTCAAAAACTAGAAAAGATTCTTGAAGAGAGAGAACTCCACAAACGTTCCTCCATCATCACAATCCTGAATTTCACATTCCCAAACTGGTCGTCGAACAACAATTTCATCGACAGCTCCGACAAACCCCAAGGCCTTTCACGCCGAGACCATCGAGACTACTGGAATCGCTACCTGAGCCTTGCCCCACTTTCCGCCGACGAGCAAGACCAGCCGATTCTCCGAGCAATCAAAGCATGGGACAACCACACATCCGATGACTTAATATCCATTCTCACGCACACAAACAGCAGACACACCGTCGAGGAGTTCATATCCTGCCTGATTAGCCCCAACCAACTCACCCGCCTCCTCTCCGAGGTAATCAGGCTTGAAAGTAAACTCCCTGCCACAACATGGACTGCCTCACAGCCAGAGAGCATGGTCTCCGTCTGGCGAGCAATGCACAAACAAGCCCCCCCGGGCGACGAACTTACCGCCACAATACGGCAGCTCGTCATTCAAATAGCACCGAGCAACCTACCACTCACCCATGCACTAATTCACTTCTTCGCCCAACATGATTCCGGAGTCCCCTCACTCCTGTCCGACACGGCCATATCCGAAATCAACCAGCAATTCCATTCAATCCTCTCAACCAAGTTCCCCCCAACCAACGCACAGGCACTAACACAGGCCATCAACGGCGGGAATGAACACACGCTTTTCTTGTGCAGTTGGGGACTCGACAGAGTAAGATCAGGACAATTGCAGGGCACTCCATTTGACGGCTGGCACACATTCTCAAACACAATTCTAACTGCCACCGAAACAGAGCCGGAAATCCTAATCCCTCAGATCCTCCCATTCATCACCACCCACTCGCGAGAGATGGTTCGAGAGGCCAACACTCCTCGCTGGAGAGGAGTCATTCGATTCAATCAAGAGGCCGCAGAATCACTATTCGACATCAAAAGACTATACAAAATCATCACCCAGCATCAATCATCAATCAGGGCCGACCATGAGTCTCGACCAGCATTGGAGATCGTTCTTGAAGCAGCTCACCTCCATATCGGCCCCAAATAGATCATCCTCAGAGGCCAGCACTTTCGACCTCCGTCAGCACTTTCCGTCAAACTCATTGACACCCAGACAATGAGTATCGAGGCGACAAGTCCTCAGGACACGGAGCGCTGGCTGTGCGCGGGGCTGTGCCTGATTCGGCACGAGGACCTCACGGCCGACGCGTTGACCTCGGCCGTGCCGTGGCTCCTCGCCACGCTCGCGGAGTCGCCTGCCCTGCCCCCACCCGCGTTCATCGCGGACCTCGGCCGGCTCGTCGCGGGGGTTCCGCTCGCGCCCTCCGCGCCCGTTCCCGATACCCAGCCTCGGCTGCGCGCGGCGGTGCGCGCGTATGACGACCACGTGCTGGCGCGCCTGGCCGCGGAGCCCCACCTGGAGGCGGTCTCCACCGCCCTCGCGCGGTTGCCCGAGACGCTCCGGCCGCGAGGTGTCGCCTTCCTCGTCGCGCGCGTCCTGTCCCGCATGGGCTTCACCGCGGGAAGCCCGGTGAGCCCCGCCCTGGCCCGGCGCGTCCTGGAGCGTCCGCCCACGGAGTTGCTCCAGGCGGGCTACACGGCCCTGCGCGAATCAGGAACCAGCGCCGCGCTGGACCGGCTGACCGAAGGCTACGAAGCCCTGGCGAGCGCGGCCCGGCGCGCCCATGCCCTGCTCGGCGACGCGGAGTCCTTCACGCTGGAGAACCTGGAACACCTCCAGGGCAAGGCGCAGCGGATGGCTTTGGAGCAGGCAGTGGAGGCGGCGGAGGCCCTGTCGCGAACCCTGCCGCCCAAGCTCCGCGCCCGTCCGGTGAGCACCGCACCGCTCCCCATGGCGTTGGAGGACGAGGCCGCCTTCCCACAAGGTGGATTCTCCTCCGTGTCCAACGTGGGCAGCCTGGAGAACCTCGTCACATCCGAGCTGGTCTACATGGAGGACGAGCCCAACCTTGACCTCTTCGACGTGCGCTATGTGGAGGGCGAACTCCTCTACTACACGCGCGACGAGAGCATCTCCGTTCGCCGCCGGCGCGTCATCACCTTCGTCCTGCCGCCGGACCTCGTGGATGCGCGCGTGAAGGACGCGGGGGTCCGCTGGCAGCGCGTCGTGGTGTCGATGGGCCTGCTGCTCTGCCTCGTGCGGCGGCTCTCCCTCTGGCTCGGCAGCGAGGAACTCCACTTCCGAGCCGTCTTCCTGCACGCCCATGACGGCGCTGTCCCCCTGGAGGCTGAACGCGGCCTCTGCGAGCTGCTGCTGCGCGAGTGGCGCGCCCGTGGCACGGCGGAGGTCCTCACCGCCTCCACGCTCGACGAGGTCCTGACGGATGCGGAAGCGCGTGCGAAGCGCGCGCGGGTGGACCTGGTGCTGCTCGACGCAAGTAGTCAAGTCGAGAGGATGTCTCATCCCGGCGCCTCCCGCGTCGAGCGGCACGTGCTCGACCTCAGCGGCCCCTCCCCTCGCGTGCGAACCATCCGAGACAAGCGAGAAGACCTGGATTCTCGAAAGTCGGAAGCGCCGATGGGCGCCGCCCTCAACAACGACCCTTGGGAAGCCTGGGTTGGCGTAACGCTTGAGCTTGCGCAAGGGCTTCTCTAGCGTCCGTTTCACAACGCGCCCCACCCGGCGCAACGGACGAAGGACGGGCCATGCCGCGGTACGAGTTCAAGGAAGGCAGCTCCAGCAAGTTCTGGGAAATCAACCTCTCCGGCAGCAGCTTCACTGCGCGGTGGGGCCGCATCGGCACCGACGGCCAGGAGAAGACCCAGACCTTCGGCTCTCCCGCCGAGGCCCAGAAGGAGCACGACAAGCTCGTCCGCGAGAAGGAGAAGAAGGGCTACGTCCTGGCCGACAAGAGCGACGATGACGATTCCGAAGGCGGTGGGGGTGAAGAGCCTGCATCCAATCCGGAACTCGAGGCCGCCATCCTCAAGGACCCGGACAACGTGGACGCGTACCTCGTCTACAGCGACTGGCTCCAGGGCCAGGGCGACCCGCGCGGCGAGCTCATCGCCATCCAGCACGCGGCCTCCCAGGCCAGCGGCACGGAGGCCAGCGACCTGAAGCGCAAGGCCACCGCGCACATCAAGAAGTACCAGACGCTGCTGCTCGGCGAGCTGGCGGCCGGGGTGAAGTCGGAGGAGCTGTCCCTGGAGTGGCACCTGGGCTTCATCCGCTCCGCGCGCGTGGGCCAGAAGGAATACGACTCTGACTTCAACGTCCCGGAGATGGCTGGGGCGCTGCTCAAGCACCCCTCCGCGCGCTTCATCCGCGGACTCACCATCGGCATGGCGAGCTTCGACGGTGAGAACGAATACGGTGAGACCGTCCAGGCGCTCGTCGAGGCCGGGGGCTCGAAGACGATTCAGGAGCTCTTCATCGGTGACTTCGAGTACCCGGACGACACCGAGATTTCCTGGACGCACCTGACCGACATCTCCGCCCTGCTCAAGGTGCTGCCCGACCTGCGCAAGCTGCGGCTGCGCGGCGGTGAGTTGGAGCTGGGCGCCATCGACCTGCCCGAGCTGCGCGAGTTCACGGTGGAGACGGGCGGCCTGCCGCTGGCGGCCGTCAAGTCCATCGCCAACGCGAAGTGGCCGAAGCTGGAGCGCCTGGAGGTGTGGTTCGGCAGCGACAACTACGGCGCGGAAGGCGGCGTGGAGGACATCCAGCCCATCCTCGACGGCAAGGGCCTGCCGAACCTCAAGCAGTTGGGCCTGCGCAACTCCGAGTTCACGGACGCGCTCGCCCAGGCGCTGCCCACCGCGAAGGTGCTCCCGCAGCTGGAGACGCTGGACATCTCCATGGGCACCCTGTCCGACGAGGGCGCGCGCGCCTTGGCGGACAAGGCGGCGGCCTTCGCCCACCTCAAGCAGCTCGACGTCACGGAGAACACGCTGACGGACGAAGGCCAGTCGCTGCTGCCCAAGGCGATTCCCCACGCCAACGTGGGCAACCAGCGCGACTACGAAGAGGAGTACCGCTACTCCGCGGTGGGCGAGTAGCGTCGCGGCGCACTCCAGGGGGTCACACCATGCCGCGCTTCGAGTACACCGAAGGCACTTCGAGCAAGTTCTGGGAAATCGAACGGAAGGACACCGTCGTCACCACCCGCTGGGGCCGCATCGGCACGGAGGGCCAGGAGAAGACCCAGAAGTTCAAGCAGACGTATGAAGCGCTGCAGGCGTACCAGAAGCAGGTCCTGGAGAAGACGAAGAAGGGGTACACGCGCATCAAGCCGAAGGACACGGCGCCCGCGGCCAAGACGAACCCGGAGCTGGAGGCCGCCATCCTCCAGGCTCCGGAGTCTGACGACGGCTACCTCGTCTACGCCGATTGGCTCCAGGGCCAGGGCGACCCGCGCGGCGAGCTGATGGCCCTCCAGCACGCGCAGCGACAGGCCCAGGGCGCGGAGTCCTCCAGCCTCAAGCGGAAGGTCGCGGCCCTGTACAAGAAGCACCAGGGAACACTGCTGGGCGTGGGCCTCACGTCGATGCTCGGCGAGAAAGCCCTGACGCTGGAGTGGCACCTGGGCTTCATCCGTGGCGCGCGCGTCGCGGCGCCGGGGTTCGACTCGGACGCCGACTTCGACGTCGTCGAAACACTGACGATGCTGCTCCGCAGCCCCTCCGCGCGGTTCCTCCAGGAGCTGACGCTTGGCCTGCCGGACAACGACGGTGACAACGAGTACGGCGACCTCATCAAGGTCGTCACCAGGCTGGCGCCGAAGACGCTTCAGCGGCTGTTCATCGGTGACTTCGTCTTCCCGGACGAGTCGGAGATCTCCTGGGTCAAGCTGGGGAACCTCGCGCCCCTGCTCAAGGCCCTGCCCCACCTCACCACCTTGAGGCTGCGGGGCGGAGAGGTGCGCCTGGGGCCGGTGGAGCTGCCGGAGCTGCGTCGCTTCACGATGGAGTCGGGCGGACTTCCTCGGCCCGCGGTGCAGTCCATCGCCAGTGCGAAGTGGCCGAAGCTGGAGCAGTTGGAAGTCTGGTTCGGCAGCGAGGAGTACGGCGGACGGAGCCGCCCGAGTGACATCCAGTCCATCCTCGACGCCACGGGGCTGCCGAACCTGAAGCACCTGGGACTGTGCAACGCGGCCTTCTCCGACGAGCTCGCGACCGTGTTGCCGAAAGCCAAGGTGCTGAAGCAGTTGGAGTCGCTGGACTTGTCGAAGGGCACGCTGATGGACACCGACGCGGAGGTCCTGGCGGCGAACGCGGCGGTGTTCAAGCACCTCAAGAAGCTAGATGTGTCGCAGAACCAGCTCACGCGAAAGGGCGTAAAGCTGCTGGCCTCGTTGTGCCCGGACGTGGCGGCAGGGAACCAGCGCGACATCTACGACGATGACGAAGGCGGCCGATACGTCGCGGTAGGCGAGTAGTCCGGCTTCATGGGCGCGCCTCCGTTCATCCTCATCGGCAACCCGGAGAACCGGCGCGTCACGCTGTTCCAGGACGCCCTCGCCAGGCAGGGGCTTCCCTCCGCGCACGTCGTGCCCTGGCGCGAGCTGCTGGCGTCGCCGGGCCTCCTGGCGAACCTGCCGGACTCGGAGGCGCTCGTCCGCATCGACTCCACGGGCGAGAACTGGGACGTGGAGAAGGCCCTGCTCAAGCGGGGCTACGCGGACGCCGTGGGCCAGGGCTGCTCCGTCCTGACGCCGGAGCAGGTAGACCGCCTGCCCGTGGACCGCGGCCGCATTCTCAGCCCCCGGCAGCACCACCTGGGCTTCCTGCGAGTCCTGGCGGAGCTGGAGTCCATCTTCGCGGCGCATCCCCGCTGGCACATCCTCCAGAAGCCCTCCGCCATCGCTGACCTCTTCGACAAGCGCATCACCTCCCGCCGCTACGCCGCCCTCGGCGTGCCGGTTCCCGAGCCGCTGGACGGTGTCACGGACGTGGAATCACTCCGCGAACGGATGCGGGAAGACGACTGCCGCGAGGTGTTCGTGAAGGTGTCGTGTGGCTCCTCCGCGTCGTGCCTCGCCATCTACCGGCGGGGGCGCTCGGCGGACACGCTGACCACCACCATCGAAGTGGCGAAGACGGGCTGGTACAACTCGCTGAAGGTCCGCCGCATCGAGGCCCCAGCACAGGTAGATGAAATCCTCACGTATCTGCTGGGCGAGGGCTCACAGGTGGAGCGCTCGATTCCCAAGGCCCGGCTGGGTGGCGACTACTTCGACTGCCGGGTGCTGATGGTCCGAGGCGAACCAGCCTTCACGGTGGTGCGGCAGAGCATGCGGCCCATCACCAACCTGCACCTGGGCGGCTGGCGGGGCGACTTGGACGACTTCCACGTGGCCGTGCCCCCCAATGAGCTCGCGAATGCCATGCAGAGCTGCCGCACGGTAGCGCGGGCCCATGACTGCCTGCACGTTGGCATCGACCTCATGTACGAGGAGCACTTCACCGGGCACCGGGTGCTGGAGGCCAACGCCTTCGGCGATTTGCTCCCCAACCTCCGCCGTGACGGGCTCACCGTGTACGAGTGGGAGATTCAAGAAGCCCTGCGTCAGCTTCCGTGACGGACACACCCTACGGTGGCCCCCCAAGCCCGGCCTTCCACAGGGGCGTGGCCGGGACGCGCTCCAGGATTCCAGAGCCGAAGACGCGGTCCAACTCCAGGTACTCCAGATGGACGTACCCGATATGGCACCCACAGGTCTGCTTCGCGCACGGCCGGGGTCTCAGCGCGGAGTCGAAGTCCGGCGCGTAGATGTTGCCAATCGCCTCCTCGATGAAGTGGCAACGCCGCGCCGTGCCCTCTCCATCCACGGAGATGACCGACTCCCCGCCTCGGCACGCGCGGCCCAGGCTCGGGTGGCGCGTGTTGTTCACCGGGAAGAGCGGGTCCAACCGCGTGAAGCGCGCCACGTCTTCCGCCGTGTACGGCTCCTCCTGCCCGTCCTTCACCGCGTTGATCCACAGGTAGGTGTCCGCGGGAAGCTCGGCACGCAGGGCCTCCGCCTCTTCCGTGAAGCGAAGGAACCCCACCACGCCCACGCTGTGCCGCACGCCCAGCTCGGTCAGCTTCGCGCACTGGGCCACGAAGCGGTGCCGCTTGGTCCACTCCGGGTGGTACGTGGCCCAGATGCCCAGTTTGTCCGCGCGCACCCCGGCCACCCAATCCAACTTGCAGGACAGGTTCGTCTGGATGGCCAACCGCTCCACATGCGGCAGATGCGACAGGCGCGCCAGCGCCTCTTGATACCAGGGCCAGATGAGCGCCTCGCCCCACGGCGTGAAGAACACCGACACCGTGTCCTGCGTACGCGCCTCCACCCACGCAACGAAGCGCTCCAGGTCCGCGCGGTCCTTGGCCAGCTCCTCGTCGGTGTGCTTCCACTTGCCGAAGGGGCAGTACTCGCATCCGTAGTTGCAGCTCGACAGCGGGCCTCGATAGAGCACGGTGAGCTTCATCGCCAGGCGTACTCCTTCATCATCGCCTGCACCTGGTCGGAGTGCAGCCAGGGGCCAATCATGTCGGAGCGCTCCACGCCCGCCGCGGTGAGCTGCACCACCCCACCATTCTTCCGCGCCAGTCCGTGCGCCTCCAGCTCCTCCAGCTCCGGGAAGTCCTCCAGCGCGTCGGAGCAGAAGCGCTGCCGGTAGACGGCAAGATCCACGCCATCCGCCAGCAGCGACAGCAGCATGTAACGGCGCCGCCGCTCCGCGGAGTCCAGGCGGAAGCCGTAGCCCACCTCGCCGAACGACGCCTCGGACCGCTCGCTGTACGACGAGATGATGGAGCGAACCTCGCGAGAGCCCACCGCGTATTCCGACGAGTAATGCACCTGGCCCGTGTACGAGCGCGCCCCGCAGCCCAACCCCACCATGCCGTCCTCCTGGCAGCGATACACCGGACCGCCCGCGTCCGGCGCATGGCGCGCACGGAACATCCGCATGGAGACCTGCGTGTAGCCCTCCGACAGGAGGAAGTCGCGGCCCACGCGATACAGCGAGAGGCGCAGGTCGTCCCACGCCCGCGCCTTCTTGCCCAGGAAGGTCAGTGGCCGGACGTAGAGCGGGTAGAGATAAATCTCCTCCGGCGAGTAACGAAGCGCCGTGCGCAGCGAGTAGAGGAAGCTCTCCTCCGTCTGCCCCTCCATGCCGTAGATGAGGTCCAGGTTCAGCGTGGGGAAGCCCGTGGAGCGGATGAGGTCCAGCGCGGCCTCCACCTGCGCCGTCTTCTGGGGCCGCTTCACCGCGGCCACCTCCGCCTCGATGAAGCTCTGGATGCCCATGCTCACCCGGTCCGTGCCGCGCGAGCGCAGCACCTGGAGCTTCTGCGCGTCCACCGTCTCCGGAGACACCTCCACGGACACGGGGATGTTCTTCATGTCGGCGCCCATGACGCCTTCGGCCATGTCGAACACGGTGTTCAACCCCGCCACGTCCAGCAGCGTCGGCGTGCCGCCGCCAATGGCGGCCCGGGCGAAGCTCGCCGTCCCCAGCGCCTCCTTCACCCGCTTCGTCTCGCGCACCAGCGCGCCCAGGTACCCGTCCACCACGTCCTGCTTCGGCCCGGCGGCGGTGAAGAGATTGCAGAAGCCGCA
The Myxococcus xanthus genome window above contains:
- a CDS encoding STM4011 family radical SAM protein, which codes for MKLTVLYRGPLSSCNYGCEYCPFGKWKHTDEELAKDRADLERFVAWVEARTQDTVSVFFTPWGEALIWPWYQEALARLSHLPHVERLAIQTNLSCKLDWVAGVRADKLGIWATYHPEWTKRHRFVAQCAKLTELGVRHSVGVVGFLRFTEEAEALRAELPADTYLWINAVKDGQEEPYTAEDVARFTRLDPLFPVNNTRHPSLGRACRGGESVISVDGEGTARRCHFIEEAIGNIYAPDFDSALRPRPCAKQTCGCHIGYVHLEYLELDRVFGSGILERVPATPLWKAGLGGPP
- a CDS encoding STM4012 family radical SAM protein, whose amino-acid sequence is MTRLEQMLEGSPYVAYLYGYPHKTAYRPFTPALPLESVWAEERRDALFLYIHVPFCEMRCGFCNLFTAAGPKQDVVDGYLGALVRETKRVKEALGTASFARAAIGGGTPTLLDVAGLNTVFDMAEGVMGADMKNIPVSVEVSPETVDAQKLQVLRSRGTDRVSMGIQSFIEAEVAAVKRPQKTAQVEAALDLIRSTGFPTLNLDLIYGMEGQTEESFLYSLRTALRYSPEEIYLYPLYVRPLTFLGKKARAWDDLRLSLYRVGRDFLLSEGYTQVSMRMFRARHAPDAGGPVYRCQEDGMVGLGCGARSYTGQVHYSSEYAVGSREVRSIISSYSERSEASFGEVGYGFRLDSAERRRRYMLLSLLADGVDLAVYRQRFCSDALEDFPELEELEAHGLARKNGGVVQLTAAGVERSDMIGPWLHSDQVQAMMKEYAWR